In Vicinamibacterales bacterium, a single window of DNA contains:
- the holB gene encoding DNA polymerase III subunit delta': protein MPFSEVVGHARPLGLLSRSMTRGSLPPSLLFTGPEGVGKRLVAQALAQVLNCLQPDGGDACGRCPACRRIAKGTHPDVLVIEPPEAGATKIDTIRPAIAATAYRPFEGRFRVVIVDEADRLTDDAQNALLKSLEEPAPGSVFILVSSRPETLLATIRSRCSRLRFGRLPAGDVARLLTERHGCEAADAYALAAVADGSPGRALESSSRSFRAARDAAMSLLRATATATSAKARLQAATALTVGKPSSAGEREELSMRVTLLASLLRDVALITSGGAADTIANGDLSDELTQLARTFGSDRALGAFAAADRAVAALRRNASPKIVAGWLAVHV, encoded by the coding sequence ATGCCCTTTTCAGAGGTCGTCGGTCACGCGCGCCCCTTGGGCCTGCTCTCGCGGTCCATGACACGCGGCTCCCTGCCTCCGAGTCTCCTCTTTACCGGCCCCGAGGGTGTCGGCAAGAGGCTCGTGGCGCAGGCCCTCGCGCAGGTACTGAACTGCCTGCAGCCGGACGGCGGCGACGCGTGCGGGCGGTGCCCCGCGTGCCGGCGGATCGCGAAGGGCACGCATCCCGACGTGCTGGTCATCGAGCCGCCGGAGGCGGGGGCGACCAAGATCGACACGATTCGGCCCGCCATCGCGGCGACCGCGTACCGACCGTTCGAGGGCCGCTTTCGCGTCGTGATCGTGGACGAGGCCGATCGTCTGACCGACGATGCGCAGAACGCGCTGCTGAAGAGCCTCGAGGAGCCGGCGCCCGGGTCCGTCTTCATTCTCGTGTCGTCGCGGCCGGAAACGCTGCTGGCGACGATCCGCTCTCGCTGCTCGCGCCTGCGGTTCGGCCGCCTGCCGGCCGGCGACGTAGCCCGCCTGCTGACCGAGCGGCACGGCTGCGAGGCGGCGGACGCCTACGCGCTGGCCGCGGTCGCGGACGGTAGTCCAGGCCGGGCGCTGGAGTCGAGTTCGCGCTCGTTCCGGGCCGCCCGGGACGCGGCGATGTCGCTCCTGCGGGCGACGGCGACCGCCACCTCGGCCAAGGCCAGACTCCAGGCGGCCACGGCCTTGACGGTTGGCAAGCCGTCGTCGGCGGGCGAGCGCGAGGAGTTGTCGATGCGGGTGACGCTGCTCGCGTCACTCTTGCGCGACGTGGCCCTCATCACGAGCGGAGGAGCGGCAGACACGATTGCCAATGGCGATTTGTCCGACGAACTGACACAACTCGCACGGACGTTCGGCAGCGACCGGGCGCTCGGTGCGTTTGCCGCCGCGGATCGGGCGGTCGCGGCGCTGCGGCGAAACGCCAGCCCGAAGATCGTCGCGGGCTGGCTGGCGGTTCACGTGTAG
- a CDS encoding 2-oxoacid:ferredoxin oxidoreductase subunit beta → MSIENPVERYLRIDRMPHIWCPGCGIGTTVNCFTRAIDESGIPMDRLAVVSGIGCTGRVAGYMHVDSFHTTHGRAIPFATGLKLAAPDMKVVVYSGDGDLFAIGGNHFIHAARRNLDMTVICVNNLTYGMTGGQLTPTTPEEAIASTTPYGNYEHPFNLPYLAESCGAVYVARWTTYHVTQMKKSMKEALQKKGFSFVEILSPCPTLYGRRNRIGDSLDEMKTYKERSQIKNGADTKDVDIGMAGPIVVGKFVDRERTTYQDAMEAFYARKLGDRYARASR, encoded by the coding sequence ATGAGCATCGAAAACCCGGTCGAACGATACCTCCGCATCGATCGCATGCCGCACATCTGGTGCCCCGGCTGCGGCATCGGCACGACGGTCAACTGTTTCACCCGGGCGATCGACGAGAGCGGGATCCCGATGGATCGGCTGGCGGTCGTGTCGGGCATCGGCTGCACGGGCCGCGTCGCCGGCTACATGCACGTGGACTCGTTCCACACGACGCACGGCCGGGCAATTCCGTTCGCCACGGGCCTCAAGCTCGCCGCGCCCGACATGAAGGTCGTGGTCTACAGCGGCGACGGCGACCTGTTCGCCATCGGCGGCAACCACTTCATCCACGCCGCGCGCCGCAACCTCGACATGACCGTCATCTGCGTGAACAACCTGACCTACGGCATGACCGGCGGCCAGTTGACGCCGACGACGCCCGAGGAAGCCATTGCGTCGACCACGCCGTACGGCAACTACGAGCATCCGTTCAACCTGCCGTACCTCGCGGAGTCGTGCGGCGCCGTCTACGTCGCCCGCTGGACGACCTACCACGTCACGCAGATGAAGAAGTCGATGAAAGAGGCGCTCCAGAAGAAGGGCTTCTCGTTCGTCGAGATCCTGTCACCGTGCCCGACGCTCTACGGGCGGCGCAACCGGATCGGCGACTCGCTCGACGAGATGAAGACCTACAAGGAGCGCAGCCAAATCAAGAACGGGGCCGACACGAAGGACGTGGACATCGGCATGGCCGGTCCGATTGTCGTCGGGAAGTTCGTCGACCGCGAGCGGACCACGTATCAGGACGCAATGGAAGCTTTCTATGCGCGCAAGCTGGGCGACCGGTACGCGCGGGCGAGTCGATAA
- a CDS encoding 2-oxoacid:acceptor oxidoreductase family protein: MAQTQIRIGGFGGQGVILSGIIIGRAAAIHGGLHATLIQSFGPEARGSSSSAELIVADEPILYPYVKELDMLVVLSQDAYARFTPALKKGGLLVTEADLVKITPPAPDAKHFVVPATRLAEEIGRKIVLNIITVGFFGAVSRLISVDALETAVKESVPAGTLDLNLRAFRKGYEAGLEQLAKVQQATV; encoded by the coding sequence ATGGCGCAGACGCAAATTCGTATCGGCGGATTCGGCGGCCAGGGCGTCATCCTGAGCGGCATCATCATCGGGCGCGCGGCGGCCATCCACGGCGGGCTGCACGCGACGCTCATCCAGAGCTTCGGGCCCGAGGCCCGCGGCAGCTCGTCGAGCGCCGAGCTCATCGTGGCCGACGAGCCCATCCTCTATCCCTACGTCAAAGAGCTGGACATGCTCGTCGTCCTCTCCCAGGACGCCTACGCGCGCTTCACGCCCGCGCTGAAAAAGGGCGGCCTGCTGGTGACCGAGGCCGATCTCGTGAAGATCACGCCGCCGGCTCCCGATGCGAAGCACTTCGTCGTGCCTGCCACCCGGCTGGCCGAGGAGATCGGCCGGAAGATCGTCCTCAACATCATCACCGTCGGGTTCTTCGGTGCGGTCAGCCGGCTGATTTCGGTCGACGCTCTCGAGACGGCGGTGAAGGAGTCGGTGCCGGCCGGGACGCTCGACCTGAACCTCCGTGCCTTCAGGAAGGGCTACGAAGCGGGGCTGGAACAGTTGGCCAAGGTGCAACAGGCCACCGTGTAG
- the ricT gene encoding regulatory iron-sulfur-containing complex subunit RicT codes for MESPREESVVRVQMCGGGRPCPCAVPSAVAVRPLRPGVPLVVETDVGLSIGRVFGPAMTVVTAGAAARADVPFRVLRVATDDDIGVRRRQMQREREAYRIGLLKIRERGLAMKLTRVEQLYDGSRLIFYFTAEGRVDFRELVRELAVEFRSRIEMRQIGVRDEARMLGGYGSCGRPLCCTAWLQSFEPVSIKMAKQQDLSLNPSKLSGLCGRLKCCLRYELPEGKLPRRAEVRDEALPEG; via the coding sequence ATGGAATCTCCACGGGAGGAATCCGTCGTTCGGGTGCAGATGTGCGGGGGCGGGCGACCGTGTCCCTGCGCCGTGCCCTCTGCGGTCGCCGTCCGTCCGCTCCGGCCCGGCGTGCCGCTCGTCGTGGAGACTGACGTGGGTCTGTCGATCGGCCGCGTGTTCGGGCCCGCGATGACCGTGGTCACGGCCGGTGCCGCCGCTCGGGCCGACGTGCCCTTCCGCGTGCTGCGCGTCGCGACCGATGACGACATCGGCGTGCGGCGGCGCCAGATGCAGCGCGAACGCGAGGCGTACCGGATTGGACTGCTGAAGATCCGCGAGCGCGGCCTCGCGATGAAGCTCACGCGGGTCGAGCAGCTCTACGACGGCTCCCGGCTCATCTTCTACTTCACGGCGGAAGGCCGGGTGGATTTCCGGGAACTCGTGCGGGAACTCGCCGTCGAGTTCCGGAGTCGGATCGAGATGCGCCAGATCGGCGTCCGCGACGAGGCGCGGATGCTGGGCGGCTACGGATCGTGCGGCCGCCCGCTGTGCTGCACCGCCTGGCTGCAGTCGTTCGAACCGGTGTCCATCAAGATGGCCAAGCAGCAGGACCTGAGCCTCAATCCCTCGAAGCTGTCCGGGCTGTGTGGCCGCCTCAAGTGCTGCCTGCGGTACGAGCTTCCCGAAGGAAAGCTGCCGCGCCGCGCCGAGGTGCGCGACGAGGCACTGCCGGAGGGTTAG
- a CDS encoding O-antigen ligase family protein, whose protein sequence is MEPPAFLGRGPRAIAIVGRVLLVALAILAVWPMRTYLSLSGVSWTAALLVLVLVLAALRPADALLVAIALAPLAIPLGTILRSPSSLGTPLVRACLVGCLVHLAVRPHGRLAEGPRSLMRPAAVLAAVYLASCAVQLIVLQVSTDDGWPFLQLVAATACLHYFLDWAPLHPILAAGIFPLDCLGLFAAAMVLGHRSPPVGRRLLVATAVGAAGLAALSLIEFLRLALAGGSFWSTLGSQWATVRISPAFPDVNAAGSYLALALPIVAGLAWRDDGVRRRWLLVAALVAAGLWLAGSRAAVASATLVLLLMVLGGRRTRTSVALLLAGAVLMAVAVYGLRPTLAAWFDPPASTQRSLRVAFNVRAEMARTAFRMVEDHPAFGVGAGAFYRRSSEYITPWIHERVNAENAHNNFLQVVAELGLVGTVPFVWLFVAIGSRARQFLRRHRASGAVIGAIGGLVAFALTCLTGHPLLIQPVALAFWAAVGAVAGIVTSDEEPAEPAVPARSDAGRVRWSAIVATSSVVLLVASVPWRGEVALAGADLRDAAIGFSRWERHQDGTTFRYMKEHAQFFVPAGIAALRLPVRIDPGRSSGANIEIRIDDRPPDRVHVEGEQWTRVMIGFDRDRTGRRYRRVRLEVPNGPVRILVGRPEELRPGTRPVP, encoded by the coding sequence GTGGAACCTCCCGCGTTCCTGGGGCGTGGACCCCGCGCGATCGCGATCGTCGGCCGCGTGCTGCTGGTTGCGCTGGCGATTCTGGCGGTGTGGCCCATGCGCACCTACCTGTCGCTCAGCGGCGTGTCGTGGACGGCGGCTCTGCTCGTCCTCGTGCTGGTCCTCGCCGCGTTGCGCCCCGCCGACGCCCTGCTGGTCGCCATCGCCCTCGCGCCGCTGGCGATTCCCCTCGGAACAATCCTCCGCTCGCCGTCGAGCCTCGGCACGCCGCTCGTCCGGGCGTGCCTCGTGGGCTGCCTCGTGCATCTGGCTGTACGTCCCCACGGCCGCCTGGCGGAAGGCCCCCGCAGCCTGATGCGACCCGCAGCCGTGCTGGCCGCCGTCTACCTCGCATCGTGCGCCGTCCAACTGATCGTCCTGCAGGTGTCCACCGACGACGGGTGGCCGTTCCTCCAGTTGGTGGCGGCCACCGCCTGCCTCCACTACTTTCTCGACTGGGCGCCGCTCCACCCCATCCTTGCCGCGGGAATCTTCCCGCTCGACTGTCTTGGGTTGTTCGCGGCGGCGATGGTTCTCGGGCATCGGAGTCCGCCCGTCGGCCGACGGTTGCTGGTGGCCACGGCCGTGGGGGCGGCGGGCCTGGCTGCCCTGAGCCTCATCGAGTTTCTCAGACTGGCGCTGGCGGGCGGATCGTTCTGGAGCACGTTGGGGAGCCAGTGGGCGACGGTGCGGATCAGCCCTGCATTTCCGGACGTCAACGCCGCCGGATCCTACCTGGCCCTCGCCCTGCCGATCGTGGCCGGTCTGGCGTGGCGCGACGATGGCGTTCGACGCCGGTGGCTGCTGGTGGCCGCGCTCGTCGCGGCCGGCCTGTGGCTGGCCGGATCCCGCGCCGCCGTTGCGTCCGCGACCCTGGTTCTGCTGCTGATGGTTCTGGGTGGCCGACGCACGCGAACCAGCGTCGCCCTCCTGCTCGCAGGGGCCGTACTGATGGCGGTGGCTGTGTACGGGCTCCGCCCCACGCTCGCCGCCTGGTTCGATCCGCCCGCCAGCACCCAGCGTTCTCTGCGCGTGGCCTTCAACGTACGGGCGGAGATGGCGAGGACGGCGTTCCGGATGGTCGAGGACCACCCTGCGTTCGGGGTCGGAGCCGGCGCGTTCTATCGGCGTTCGAGCGAGTACATCACACCCTGGATCCACGAGCGGGTCAACGCCGAAAACGCGCACAACAACTTCCTGCAGGTGGTGGCGGAACTCGGTCTCGTCGGAACCGTTCCGTTCGTCTGGCTCTTCGTGGCGATCGGATCTCGCGCGAGACAGTTCCTGAGGCGCCATCGGGCGAGCGGTGCGGTCATCGGTGCGATCGGTGGGCTGGTGGCGTTCGCGCTGACGTGCCTGACCGGGCACCCGCTCCTCATTCAACCCGTCGCACTGGCGTTCTGGGCGGCGGTCGGCGCGGTGGCCGGGATCGTCACGTCCGATGAGGAACCGGCCGAGCCGGCGGTACCGGCCCGATCTGACGCGGGGCGGGTTCGCTGGTCCGCGATCGTCGCCACGAGCAGCGTCGTGCTGCTGGTCGCGTCGGTTCCCTGGCGCGGTGAAGTGGCACTGGCAGGCGCCGATCTTCGCGACGCCGCCATCGGCTTCTCCAGATGGGAGCGGCACCAGGACGGCACGACGTTCCGTTACATGAAGGAGCACGCGCAGTTCTTCGTGCCGGCCGGCATCGCTGCGCTGAGGCTGCCCGTTCGAATCGATCCCGGCCGGTCATCCGGGGCCAACATCGAGATACGCATCGACGATCGCCCTCCGGATCGCGTGCACGTCGAGGGCGAGCAGTGGACGCGCGTCATGATCGGATTCGACCGGGACAGGACTGGCCGGCGCTATCGCCGCGTGCGGCTCGAGGTCCCGAACGGGCCGGTCCGCATCCTCGTCGGACGGCCCGAAGAACTGCGGCCGGGGACACGGCCGGTTCCGTGA
- the smpB gene encoding SsrA-binding protein SmpB, with the protein MPEKTAREKAEKNVAENRKAFHDYHILETFEAGVVLLGTEVKAIREGRVNLRDSFGRVEGGEVYVLNIHVSPYSHRGYADHEPLRRRKLLLHRQEIRKLIGKTTERGMTLVPLRLYFKNGRVKIAIGLAKGKKEYDRRETIKRRETDRETRAAIKERQR; encoded by the coding sequence ATGCCTGAGAAGACTGCACGCGAGAAGGCGGAGAAGAACGTCGCGGAGAACCGCAAGGCGTTCCACGACTACCACATCCTCGAAACGTTCGAAGCCGGCGTCGTCCTGCTCGGGACCGAGGTCAAGGCGATCCGCGAGGGCCGGGTGAACCTCCGTGACAGCTTCGGCCGCGTCGAGGGTGGAGAAGTGTACGTCCTCAACATCCACGTGAGTCCGTACAGCCACCGCGGGTACGCGGACCACGAGCCGTTGCGACGCCGGAAGCTGCTGCTGCACCGGCAGGAGATCCGCAAGCTGATTGGCAAGACGACCGAGCGGGGGATGACGCTCGTGCCGCTTCGGCTCTATTTCAAGAACGGGCGCGTGAAGATTGCGATCGGCCTGGCAAAGGGCAAGAAAGAATACGACCGCCGCGAGACGATCAAACGCCGGGAGACCGACCGCGAGACGCGGGCCGCGATCAAAGAGAGGCAGCGGTAG
- the pdxA gene encoding 4-hydroxythreonine-4-phosphate dehydrogenase PdxA, with protein MSELPRIAFTMGDPAGIGPEIVAAAAADVRVRRVCQPVIYGPADPSTFAPGVLSKEAGRAAYEALVRAVDDATAGRVAAIVTAPVNKEAWALAGIHWPGHTDLLAHLTGARRVAMMFYSQPLRVVLATVHVALADVPRLLTRTLLEELIRLSARELPRFGFRRPRLGVAGLNPHAGEHGVIGAEDDAVLAPAIAACRSEGIAVDGPFPADTLFVRSMRGEFDAVIACYHDQGLVPIKLVAFGHAVNVTLGLPIIRTSVDHGTAFDIAGRGLADPGSMIEAVLLAARLVESGRHA; from the coding sequence GTGTCCGAACTGCCTCGCATCGCGTTCACGATGGGAGACCCGGCCGGCATCGGGCCCGAGATCGTCGCGGCCGCCGCCGCGGACGTCCGGGTTCGCCGGGTGTGCCAGCCCGTCATCTACGGTCCCGCCGACCCTTCGACCTTTGCGCCCGGTGTCCTGTCCAAGGAGGCAGGGCGCGCGGCCTATGAGGCCCTCGTGCGGGCCGTCGACGATGCGACAGCCGGCCGAGTCGCAGCCATCGTTACCGCCCCGGTGAACAAGGAGGCCTGGGCGCTGGCCGGGATCCACTGGCCCGGCCACACCGATCTGCTCGCGCACCTCACCGGCGCCCGTCGTGTGGCGATGATGTTCTACTCGCAGCCGCTGCGCGTCGTCCTGGCGACGGTACATGTCGCGCTCGCCGACGTGCCACGCCTCCTGACCCGCACACTGCTGGAGGAGTTGATCCGCCTGTCCGCCCGAGAACTCCCGAGATTCGGGTTTCGGAGGCCGCGGCTCGGGGTGGCCGGTCTCAACCCGCATGCGGGCGAGCACGGCGTCATCGGCGCCGAAGACGACGCAGTGCTGGCACCGGCGATTGCCGCGTGCCGGTCGGAGGGGATCGCGGTCGATGGGCCGTTTCCCGCCGACACGCTGTTCGTCCGCTCCATGCGCGGGGAGTTCGATGCGGTCATCGCGTGTTATCACGACCAGGGCCTGGTGCCCATCAAGCTCGTGGCATTCGGCCACGCGGTGAATGTGACGCTTGGCCTGCCGATCATCCGGACGTCGGTCGACCACGGGACGGCGTTCGACATCGCGGGTCGGGGACTGGCCGATCCGGGCAGTATGATCGAGGCGGTGCTGCTGGCCGCGCGACTCGTCGAAAGCGGAAGGCATGCCTGA